GTCACAGTACACTTTCCAtcataatattcttaaatacgATTTAAAACCCACAAATTATCCTTCAGTGATCATAGATAGATTACCTACTTTATTAACGTCTATAAATAATGAGGTTGTATTTAAACatctttgtaatttaaataattaatagcttTAACATCTAATGtcataatttatgataatattgttttcCTTATGTAACAAGAGAAAACCAAATTTAGGGTACAAGTTATTGTTAAtgcatgttttattaaaacaatactatgtacacttatataaagtaattaattctttCAGAAATGTCCGTTTGATGCTATCACTATCATCAATATTCCATCAAACTTAGAGAAGCATACAACACATAGATACTCAAAGAATTCTTTTAAACTCCATCGTTTGCCAATACCTAGACCGGGTGAAGTACTTGGTCTTGTTGGTCAGAATGGTATTGGAAAATCAACTGCTTTGAAGATTCTTGCTGGAAAACAGAAACCCAACTTGGGTCGTTATGCTGTAAGtagttacttatatatattaggtattttcttatatctttaattcatttttagttAAGATATTATTGCAAAGTATGGTAAAGGTACTTTATGGTACACAAGATGATGCATGATCTAAGTAATATTTACAACATAAATCAGTATAAATCCTTAATATATTGCAACTACTGTCAGTTTCTGACAAAGCAATGCATGCATGTTCAtaagagttattaaaattaagtccttaaactgtaaattaaaaatagtaataattggttaaatatttacctactcaatacaataattaattttaaaaaagcaaaGCACAcctaaaatactattatttttttttgcaaataatgCTATAGTGAAATGTTGAAATATTATGCTTACAACATTTTGGCTttagtaaatattacaatatctcATGCTTTACACTGACTTAATTGCTGCATATTTTACTTCTATCTTCTAAATGTAGAGTTAATTAATTACTGggtaattcatttaaaatattaacatatcatTTTACTACTTACactgtatattaatttactgtaCATACTCTAGGAAAGagattcaattaaaatgtaattatcagGACCCTCCAGACTGGCAAGAGATTCTGTCTCATTTCCGTGGCTCTGAGCTTCAAAACTTCTTCACTAAAATCCTTGAAGATGACTTAAAAGCTCTTATCAAACCCCAATATGTGGATCAAATCCCTAAAGCTGTCAAAGGAACAGTTGGACAATTGCTTGATAAGAAGGATGAGAGAAAAAATCAACCTGAGATATGTAAAATGCTTGGTAAGTGTTACATATTCTATGTCTAGTTTTCGCCTGTAGCTTCTCCCACATAAATTATGACCATGTGTATGGGGTAGTAATACCCTAACCTTATCTCTGTGCCCCTGATAATGTCCACACAACACTTTGTGATGATCAGTTGGGTAGTATAGATGTGAatgcataaaaaaatgaataaacaaagCCACTTctgcatttataatacaacagttaataaaatacctatttattttatgaaaatatacatgttgctttttatatatttaatttataaaatacaatttcaaatatttatcattatagaTTTGACACATATTCGTAATCGAGAAATCGCAGCATTATCTGGTGGTGAGCTGCAACGTTTTGCTTGCGCCATGGTTTGTATACAAAATGGCGACATATTTATGTTTGACGAACCATCTTCCTACTTGGATGTCAAGCAGCGTCTTAATGCTGCCAGAACTATACGCTCGCTCATAGACCCTGATAAGTaagttttatgataataatttgccACAAATTGTGCTGTTGGCAAACCTttagtcatttataaatattactactaATAAGATTAGTTACAGCCCTATTACTAAGCACTGTCTTTTTTATGtaagtttatattttcataaagaaAAACTATTGGATTCCTTGACAGATCCTCTTAACAGATTGTGGTCATTTTAagcttaaaaatgttaaatagtatgtttgtataaaaaatcaaaatgaaagttGGCTTTACAAGCTTTATATtccattttaacaaaatattgttattaagtaTGAAGGTACTATCCATTTTAACTTAATAGTCTTAGAAAAAATTGCTAAAATCATATTACTTTATGCAATTTAGggcaataatatacattaaaagttttaaaaattgtcAACAGGTTTATTATTGTAGTAGAGCATGACTTGTCAGTATTGGATTATCTGTCTGATTTCATCTGCTGCTTATATGGTGTTCCTGGTGCTTATGGTGTTGTGACTATGCCTTTCTCTGTTCGAGAAGGTAAGTAACTGAAAAAgctaagaaattataattactatatatcTGATGATATACTCATATTTCTAttctaatatttcatattaagattattattatagctaACTAACATTTGCaggtataaatatattcctTGATGGGTTTGTGCCCACTGAAAATATGAGATTCAGAACTGAATCTCTTGTCTTCAAAGTAGCAGAATCTGCTACAGAGGAAGAggtatgtgttatttattttataaaaaatgttagttttaAATGCAATGGCagcaaaaattacaaaaaaaatctgtttttttttaattctccattcacaattcattaaaatttcaaaatatttatacagataaaaagaATGAACCATTATGAGTATCCAGAAATGAACAAATCAATGGGTGATTTCCATTTACATGTGGCTCAAGGAGAATTCTCAGACTCTGAAATATTGGTATTGCTTGGTGAAAATGGTACTGGTAAAACAACATTCATCAGAATGTTAGCTGGTAACTTGGAGCCAGATgaaggtaatatttattatttttattacaaatttacttCTTATGAATAGAAAATTCTTAATGATATagataactattatatattttaaattattattatagttcagTGCAGTAGAGAATCGTCTCTCATGTagacgtaatttatttttaaattaggttaAAATATTAAGACTGGCTATAAAGGgtcataatatttcaaaatgaaaagtTATATAATGGTTTTCGATTCTGAACTCGTGACTACATTTTTAGAGcgttgaaaaattttaaatcgaGTACcatcatacaataaataaaaaaaaaattaaataacaactttatgtaattattaacattttatattgtcaTAAAAGGTGTTTTATCAAATAATGTACGTAACGCAATACGATtcagaattttttattttagtcaacGTATCTGATCGCGTATGACGTTATAATGTGGCAACACGAATTAGCTAACTGTCAAGTTTTCGTCATTTGTCAAATGtttggttttgtcgtgaaatCTACCAAGgatttacttttaaaacgtTATCCTTACTTTCTTTGAATGTTATTGTCGTGAAAATacgcttatttaaatttaattaatgaaaatagtgcAAAAAATGTAGATGATATTAAACAGTGGAGGTTATATAGGCTAATGGTAAATTTAATTGTGTTGATGAATAAAACGTTGTTAACTCTTAATAATGGCTAGAActgaattatttgatttattttttcatccTGTGTTTCAAAAGTGTCTGAAACATGCTGAATCATCTATCACTCCTGAAggtataaaatgatataaatttctCACATTAGAGAATCATATGACTGAATATGAAAAGAAACTCATAACCATAtgtatagttataatatttttaaaattgttaatttaattatagtgaCATAATATATGACCTACTTAATCTAATTAATGGCTGAAATACAAATGCATATTACTAGTTTAAAAaagcttttttaataattgaatacaataaatttatttttttttactcaactATATGAGGCTTTGCTACATTATCCTATAGGgtctttatctttaaaattatttattattttaaacattgtacTCTTCCATTTATTTAAAGACTTAAGTTTATTTCATATGCGAGCAATCAAAACactataacaacaaaataatttaaatttactaactaaataattttgataattcatcGTAGGTGCAAGCCAACTACCGCAGCTACATATTAGTTATAAGCCACAGAAAATATCTCCAAAATCCCAAGGATTAGTGCGCAGTTTGCTTCATGACAAGATAAGAGATGCATACACACATCCCCaggtaaatacaattaattgaagatatttataataaaaatacataaatattatatgtttatattataaaacaaaatgaaattcatGTATGTCATGTAAATAGTATGAATTTAAATGGGGATGAAACTGCATAACAGTATAAGCttcttatgtaataatattgtatacttaAATAGAAGTATGTTGCATCTTCCGATAAAAGTTTCATGTTAATCGGGTTTGTAGTTTCGTCCATAAGGCATACAaaacatttctatttataatctatatcattttattgGCAGTATCTGAAAATACAGAATAATATAGTCTACTAATTATATTCACTAAAATTCTTGTTCTATAGAACAAGAATTTTAGTATAATAGTAGTAGAATATTAGTTAGAAGGTATATATACCTTCTGTGCTGGTTCTGTGAAATTTCATCTGCCTAGCGGAATAGATAAAACCCATCTTCCTAACAGCAATTATCCCTTGTCTGGTTTGGTCCTTGTCAATAGATCACATTTTCTAGTGTAATGGCAAATGGAATATAGTTTGCAGGATATTGACATTGTATAGCatagtttgatttttatattaccaTCTAATATCTATTCTTGACTAATCATTTACCATATAAAAGCCCCTACCCTTGATTTCCTGttacaaatagaaataaaacttatataatgtattaaaaatatttctttctttttctgaTATATTGATGATGTCTATTTCAGTTCATAACCGATGTAATGAAGCCAATGAAAATTGAAGAAATTATGGACCAAGAAGTGCAAAACTTGTCTGGTGGTGAGTTGCAACGTGTCGCACTGGTGCTGTGTCTCGGAAAGCCTGCTGATGTCTACCTTATTGATGAACCCTCTGCTTACCTCGATTCAGAACAACGTTTGGTTGCTGCTAAAGTCATTAAaaggtaaataattatttaaattttactgtaCATCTGGCAAATTTggaataattgttttgtatgatCTTTGAAGACATAATAACTCATAAGATTTTGTTACACATGTTGTCTAGGGTACTGAAAAACAGAGGTGAAGGGAAGAAATTACATTTCTAACttctatgtaaataataacagcATTCaattagttttgtagtaatcaATAAAACTGCTTATGTTTGTGCAGTAATGTACATGTgctatctatatttaatttaacttaaatgttGCAGTATTTATTGTGCTAGTTTAATGAAACGCTTTTCTCTAAGTTAGTTaaaggtaattaataaaataataaaatattaaaaatgtgggAGTTTATATGGTTGGATGATTGTTACTCAATTATGCCAGAAACACTGAACGGTTCTGAATGAATTTCAGAATAGAGGTAGGTTATGGTCTGGAGTATCGCACATGCATCATACACCTCTCCCCCTTCACACGAAAGCAAAACCGCGAGCAGAGACTAGTTATCAATTATACTGATAAATGATATTTGTCAAAATTGtacaatgtttaattttatattttatgtccaCACATTAATACttcacatattttaaatatgtatgtgtggATAGAATTTATGGTTGACTTTGTTTACATTACttgtttggtttttttttttttattatttttagtattataaaaaatttactatTCTATTTCTTCACCAGGTTCATCCTCCATGCTAAGCGAACAGGTTTCGTTGTCGAGCACGACTTTATAATGGCCACATACCTTGCGGACCGTGTCATCGTATTCGAGGGAACCCCGTCCTCTAACGCAACTGCCCATGCCCCGCAGTCCCTGCTCAATGGCATGAATAAGTTCTTGGAATTATTGGGTATTACATTCAGAAGGGATCCAAACAACTTTAGACCTAGGATCAATAAACATTCTTCTGTTAAGGTATGGTtgcttatttattcataaataaattagagctaattttaataattacaaatactaATCCACACAATCAATGAATGGTCAAAAAtactattactttatattagATAAATTTTTAATGAGTATCCTAATAATGATTTAGAAGTAGTGTCACTATAACTAACCTACCGAACTACCCAAAGAAggattttaatgttttcttgtTTCATGTACATATGTGAGTTTCTTAACTCCACcacaaaaattaaatgatgGAGTAAATTTTGAGTGTATggatatattaatagaattctTAAATCCCAAAAAAACTGACTTTAgattaattaatctattcatTCATAACagtttaataaagttaaagCTTAGCTTTGATTTTATGTTACcctaatagaaaaaatatatataataacgataaaaatatttcttagacttaaatgaatatttttaattttaattttctaaacCTGTTTGATAGTGTATAGGTACCACAGCATTAAGTTTATCAAAaatccaacaaaaaaaaaaatgtatattcaaaactaaaataatagtttccaccatttttttgtcataagagtttaatgtttatatttatttttatttacaagtgaTATTACAACTAgataagaaaattaatgaaaaaatgatTATCATAAATccttataattatgttattatataaaaatgcatgttttgtttttcttttacagGACATAGAACAGAAACGAGCAGGCCAGTATTTCTTCTTGGAAGACTAAATGCtactataaagaatatttatatatattggagCAATTGTATCTGTCACAATGTTGATGGTCTGCCATCTGTGTATTTccaaataattgtattaccgtaataaatcaattttatacaatgtttttttccttatttctcaaatattttaaatgatttacttagaaaaaaaaatagtatgcgggattttaaaattatagcaagtagtattattaacaataacatataaagaaattttaatttaaagatttataaaattgcACAAAACTCGTGatcagttttgtttttttaaaccaCAAATGCTTTTTTATCTATGTAACAAATTatcatgttataaaaaaaacaattgaataaagGTAAACTCTcgtgtaaacaattattatgaGACGTgacttttttgtatttaacgTGTTCATTACATATATCTCTATCACATTATAATTAATGCTATAAATCGTATATTATTTCATacggatttatttaattatatcctCCTGACGCCTAAGCATTTACTCAGTTCACTTGCAACAAGGACCGAATGTACTTTACATAGCAATAAACTGTTTTTGTTACAAAGGCCGAGACCTTGccagttaaataaaacataaactagGGGTTCTCCCGAGTTTTCACTAAAACAAATGTTTCTTAACATTATTTGACGAAGACATTAAGCTTACatttgtttagatattttttgtcttttataaagGACTTCAGGTCATTAAGGCATAAGTaggttaattgtataaataaaacaaatgattacatttattcatataatttaatgtaatgtcaCAAATGAAGtaccaaacataaatatatttatttatttttatcaatataatacaaaaaaggttACAAGACTACCCAATCAACATATGTCAATCTTCAAATGTCGTACTCTTGGTAAACcaaaatatcatatcatcagTGGTGACATCAATCATCAAGATCATATACTTCAATGTGTTCCGTAGCTGAAAGTAGCACAGCCAGCACGCCGTCTGCCCCGACCTCGACAACCAGTAGTCCTCCCGAGGATACTAGAACCGCTTCGACCTCTTGACAAATTGCTATCAACGCTGTCTCAACTGTCGCTCGTGCTTCATCTGCCGATGATCGGGATTCATTGTTAGAAGCCTCAGCGAAATTTTCATCCTCACTCGAGTTTTCAAACTCGGAGTAATTCAATAATTCCGCGATATCGCTGGTTCGTAAcgctgaaaataatattacgctACTTTTGGTATGAACGCCGAATGTGATATACATACGAtcaattctatatatttaaactatgaatAACGAACGAAGTGCCTTTCTataggtttaatttatttacgactgtttatttaatatattttttttgtatttctccCCAAAAGTACGCAAATTCCaaagaatatttactaattttaaatgatgtaaaaaaaatctttaaaacaagtgaatttaataaaaatatttgaagttttacTAACCCTGTCGGTGGCGTGCCGTCATCTTCCTGAACTCATGAGCACGCTTCGCAAGAATGGCCGCCACTAGGTTTGATATTTCTTTCGTAATCCATGGACAAACTATCGCCATTGCTTAAATTTCATTGGCTACAAGCAATCACTTGACCAATACTTTTTTAGCGGGTGAATACAAACAATCGGGAATTAATGCTACATAAAGGACGGTCGTCCGATGTCGAAATAAGAAGTTCGAAAATATTCGGCGTTTAGAGTACGATTTATTTAGCACTTTGTAAAGTACGCGAGGTGTCAGGAGGATATAGCTACAAAATTTGTTAGCTCTTATACATACATTACCAGTTTTCGACGGTATATACACTCTACATTGATTATACTCATATTATACTTATAGAGACGTATTAAAGTCGCTAACCGACATTTAGCGACTTCATACAGCCTCCATTAAAACTGCACGGTAGCTGCAAACTTTTGAAGCAGTTTTAACTTGGAGAGCGTTTGGAGTAACTGCATCGAAATggttaaaataagatataaatttgaGGATTCTTCgccaaaaatgttaattattgatGGTGGTGTTACACATTGTAGATCATCCGAAGGAAGATTAAGGATGCATATTGTTTGCAATTTTGCAAACAATATCTAATGAAACCATGTAATCGGTGTTAAAAAATGTTGACAACACCATAATGAATCATCAACTCTTATCTATATTTACAAGGTG
The genomic region above belongs to Vanessa cardui chromosome 21, ilVanCard2.1, whole genome shotgun sequence and contains:
- the LOC124538754 gene encoding protein Pixie, giving the protein MSRKKAFEETDKLTRIAIVNADRCKPKRCRQECKKSCPVVRMGKLCIEVTPNDKIATISEELCIGCGICVKKCPFDAITIINIPSNLEKHTTHRYSKNSFKLHRLPIPRPGEVLGLVGQNGIGKSTALKILAGKQKPNLGRYADPPDWQEILSHFRGSELQNFFTKILEDDLKALIKPQYVDQIPKAVKGTVGQLLDKKDERKNQPEICKMLDLTHIRNREIAALSGGELQRFACAMVCIQNGDIFMFDEPSSYLDVKQRLNAARTIRSLIDPDKFIIVVEHDLSVLDYLSDFICCLYGVPGAYGVVTMPFSVREGINIFLDGFVPTENMRFRTESLVFKVAESATEEEIKRMNHYEYPEMNKSMGDFHLHVAQGEFSDSEILVLLGENGTGKTTFIRMLAGNLEPDEGASQLPQLHISYKPQKISPKSQGLVRSLLHDKIRDAYTHPQFITDVMKPMKIEEIMDQEVQNLSGGELQRVALVLCLGKPADVYLIDEPSAYLDSEQRLVAAKVIKRFILHAKRTGFVVEHDFIMATYLADRVIVFEGTPSSNATAHAPQSLLNGMNKFLELLGITFRRDPNNFRPRINKHSSVKDIEQKRAGQYFFLED